One stretch of Euwallacea similis isolate ESF13 chromosome 6, ESF131.1, whole genome shotgun sequence DNA includes these proteins:
- the LOC136409740 gene encoding U2 snRNP-associated SURP motif-containing protein — MAEKVKSSIPEQKLKAFSIGTMGKRGLSKRELEEQRKREEEKAAAHVFQEFVETFQDAPLNGSSKVWIKAGTYDAGARKEDTKDKGKLYKPTSKLQVKEESMTSAERAQAYANMLINEKKPERLGKSRKSGKSNLESFMEELKQIQEEREERHKYKTHIKTPIENELDLFMRGDMGSFDNGDPNTTNIYLGNLNPKLTEPQLMEIFGRYGPLASIKIMWPRSDEEKARGRNCGFVAYMSRRDGERALRNLNGKDVFGYEMKLGWGKAVIIPPHPIYIPPVLMEVSQPPPPSGLPFNAQPASEDKDVLPKSDEELDAILKRAVIKVVIPNDKNLLMLIHRMVEFVVREGPMFEAMIMNRELHNPQFKFLFENQSPAHIYYRWKMYSILHGDAQKEWKAKEFRMFHGGSVWKPPVMHSYTSGMPDDLVIDDDILRDASKGALSKGQRDRLEDLLRNLTPEKKKIGEIMVYCIDHAEAAEEIVECISESLSNDSTLITKKIARLYLVSDILNNCGVKVNKASNYRKVFQIRLIEIITEVKKTYDGMESRLQAEGFRVRVLRVLKSWEDTGIYTSDFMVKLHNLFLGLEGVAETPEKEDDIDGNPLDKTSDDDGIPIDGAALLKNALSHYNSSPEEDEDIDGEEIKDEGLNDEKAFSSGFIKSKWETVDPTEVEAQAMTTSKWDMLEASQDNSKDSSPNANDQDSSVDYSDTRNMSEEKRMKLREIEVKAVQYQDELESGQRTLKVGWTVSQQVEHYRRKLLRKSEKESKKESKGDKTPKPEKHKRDYDKSERRTENVSDDEYYKEHTSRKSKKHARSSSSGSTSRHRSKSRSLTRKRSSRNSPSPSRSRRASPPSSTRSSRKRRDSASPITSTSKYSPPHSTSRHRYSSPSPVRSSKHARGRSPSPRRRSRSSSRSRYYSPDSTSSNSRKHRHKHKY, encoded by the exons ATGGCTGAGAAAGTCAAG AGTAGTATACCAGAGCAAAAGCTAAAGGCCTTCTCTATTGGTACTATGGGGAAAAGGGGCCTTTCCAAACGGGAACTTGAGGAACAGAGGAAGCGGGAAGAAGAGAAGGCTGCTGCACAT GTTTTCCAAGAATTTGTAGAAACTTTCCAAGATGCTCCTTTGAATGGCAGCAGTAAGGTTTGGATTAAAGCAGGCACTTATGATGCTGGAGCTAGGA AGGAAGACACCAAAGATAAAGGAAAGCTCTATAAACCTACATCAAAGTTGCAGGTAAAAGAAGAATCTATGACTTCTGCTGAAAGAGCTCAGGCATATGCAAACATGCTTATTAATGAAAAGAAACCTGAAAGATTAGGAAAATCTAGGAAGAGTGGTAAAAGTAATTTAGAGTCTTTTATGGAGGAATTGAAACA AATTCAAGAAGAGAGAGAAGAGAGACATAAATACAAAACTCATATTAAAACCCCTATAGAAAATGAGTTGGATTTATTTATGAGGGGGGATATGGGATCTTTCGATAATGGAGACCCAAATActacaaatatttacttagGAAACCTTAATCCAAAA TTGACTGAACCACAGCTAATGGAAATATTTGGAAGGTACGGCCCTTTGGCAAGTATAAAGATAATGTGGCCTAGATCTGATGAAGAAAAAGCGCGCGGTAGGAATTGCGGTTTTGTGGCTTATATGTCACGAAGAGATGGTGAAAGGgctttaagaaatttaaacgGAAAAGATGTGTTTGGGTATGAAATGAAACTGGGTTGGGGCAAGGCAGTAATTATTCCTCCACACCCAATTTATATTCCCCCAGTTCTCATGGAAGTCAGCCAACCACCTCCTCCATCAG GGCTCCCATTTAATGCCCAACCGGCCTCGGAAGATAAAGATGTTTTACCCAAATCAGATGAGGAGTTGGATGCAATACTCAAGAGGGCAGTAATTAAAGTTGTGATTCCCAACgacaaaaatttgcttatgcTAATACATCGAATGGTGGAGTTCGTAGTTCGGGAAGGGCCAATGTTTGAAGCCATGATTATGAATAGGGAACTACATAATCCTCAGTTTAA GTTTCTCTTTGAAAATCAAAGCCCAGCTCATATTTACTATAGATGGAAGATGTACTCAATATTGCATGGAGATGCCCAAAAGGAATGGAAGGCAAAAGAATTCAGGATGTTTCATG GTGGGTCAGTTTGGAAACCCCCAGTAATGCACTCATACACATCTGGAATGCCTGATGACCTCGTTATTGACGATGATATTTTACGTGACGCTTCAAAAGGGGCTTTATCCAAAGG ACAAAGAGACAGATTAGAAGACCTTCTTCGCAATTTAACTCccgaaaaaaagaaaataggaGAAATAATGGTTTATTGCATTGACCATGCAGAGGCAGCAGAAGAAATCGTGGAGTGTATTTCAGAGTCGCTTTCAAACGATTCAACGCTGATTACAAAAAAGATCGCCCGGCTTTATTTAGTCTCggatattttgaacaattgtGGCGTTAAAGTGAACAAAGCTTCAAATTACCGCAAAGTTTTCCAAATCAGACTTATAGAAATTATCACGGAAGTCAAAAAGACTTACGATGGAATGGAAAGTAGGCTGCAAGCTGAAGGCTTCCGAGTGCGAGTGCTTAGGGTATTGAAATCTTGGGAAGACACTGGAATTTATACCTCAGATTTCATGGTGAAGctgcataatttatttttgggttTAGAAGGG GTGGCTGAAACGCCTGAAAAAGAAGATGATATTGATGGGAACCCGTTGGATAAAACTTCAGATGACGATGGGATACCCATAGATGGAGCTGCCTTGCTGAAAAATGCCTTAAGCCACTACAATAGCTCACCAGAAGAAGATGAAGATATAGATG gGGAAGAAATTAAAGACGAAGGATTAAACGATGAAAAGGCGTTTAGCTCTGgatttataaaatcaaaatgggAAACTGTGGACCCCACTGAAGTGGAAGCTCAAGCCATGACAACAAGTAAGTGGGACATGCTAGAAGCCAGCCAAGATAATAGCAAGGACAGTAGTCCTAATGCCAATGACCAAGATTCTTCTGTTGATTATAGTGATACTAG GAACATGTCTGAAGAAAAACGCATGAAACTGCGGGAAATAGAGGTGAAAGCCGTTCAGTACCAAGACGAGTTAGAATCAGGGCAAAGAACTTTAAAAGTTGGATGGACAGTGTCGCAGCAAGTTGAGCACTATCGAAGGAAGCTTTTAAGGAAGTCAGAAAAAGAGTCTAAGAAAGAATCGAAGGGGGATAAAACTCCCAAACCTGAGAAACATAAAAGGGATTATGACAAAAGTGAGAGGCGCACCGAGAACGTGTCCGATGATGAATACTACAAGGAACA TACCtctagaaaaagtaaaaaacatgCTCGCAGCTCTTCAAGTGGTTCCACGTCGAGACACAG GTCCAAAAGCCGGTCTCTCACAAGGAAACGCAGTTCAAGGAACAGTCCCTCCCCCTCACGTTCCCGCCGCGCATCTCCTCCCTCCTCCACTCGCTCCTCTCGAAAACGCAGAGACTCAGCTTCCCCTATTACTTCCACAAGTAAATATTCCCCTCCGCATAGTACAAGTCGTCATAGGTACTCTTCACCGTCACCGGTCAGAAGTTCCAAGCATGCAAGAGGCAGATCGCCTTCTCCTAGGAGAAGAAGCAGAAGTTCGTCAAGGTCGAGATATTACTCTCCCGATTCAACAAGCTCCAATTCCAGAAAACATAGACACAAGCATAAGTATTAA
- the LOC136409741 gene encoding heterogeneous nuclear ribonucleoprotein A3 homolog 2-like, with protein sequence MDYKCASFIVLCVVSAVCNAVTYQYMPGLEYEGEIYVPLSAIPNVRVARAADPKHHRNGEDVAQSQANAAAGNFGGGANAAASAQAGGFSFPDENENYGHKHGGHNRNRGQGEHNNGFGGGPFRGGVRPNAGPIAGGFNNEPTPFGGGFGGGSHIEGFNEGHPRFSGGFGGGAGRLPQGGFRGLTPGGTSAGASGGSSADANAQTQTFTGNGFTATSSSASSSSRSDGFGGGANSVANANAVAVG encoded by the exons ATGGATTACAAGTGTGCtagttttatagttttgtgtGTCGTCTCGGCTGTGTGCAATGCAGTTACTTACCAAT ATATGCCCGGGCTCGAATATGAGGGAGAAATCTATGTCCCTCTAAGTGCAATCCCAAACGTCAGGGTAGCTCGTGCTGCTGATCCTAAACACCACCGGAATGGTGAAGATGTAGCGCAATCTCAAGCAAACGCTGCTGCTGGAAACTTTGGAGGAGGCGCTAATGCTGCAGCTTCAGCTCAAG CCGGAGGCTTTTCATTCCCCGACGAAAATGAGAACTACGGACATAAGCATGGAGGACATAACAGAAATCGAGGGCAGGGGGAACACAATAATGGTTTTGGAGGAGGGCCAT tTAGAGGTGGGGTTCGGCCGAACGCAGGTCCTATAGCCGGAGGATTTAATAACGAACCTACTCCTTTCGGGGGAGGTTTTGGAGGAGGTTCCCATATTGAAGGATTCAATGAAGGACATCCCCGTTTCAGTGGAGGTTTTGGCGGAGGTGCTGGACGCTTACCTCAAGGAGGATTTCGTGGATTGACGCCAGGTGGTACCTCTGCAGGGGCATCTGGAGGGAGTAGTGCGGATGCCAACGCCCAAACCCAAACATTTACGGGAAACGGATTCACTGCAACTTCTTCTTCGGCTAGTAGTTCTAGTAGAAGTGATGGGTTCGGAGGGGGTGCCAATAGTGTAGCTAATGCCAATGCTGTAGCTGTAggataa
- the LOC136409521 gene encoding prisilkin-39-like, with protein MRISAIVAFACAIYIVSAASIYSPEESEVVREKRSPIVAATALGLGGASLVGASALGAGVLGAGLLGAGALGAGALGVGVAKGAIIGGAIGRSYGGGYGHYGYGPSVRVVHHYNHGYDDGYGYSGGYGYAGGYGYGGYYDY; from the exons ATGAGAATCTCGGCTATAGTCGCTTTCGCTTGTGCCATCTACATCGTCAGCGCCGCTTCGATCTACAGTCCCGAAGAATCCGAAGTGGTTCGGGAGAAAAGGAGCCCCATCGTGGCTGCCACCGCCTTAGGACTTGGGGGAGCTTCCCTTGTGGGAGCTTCAGCCCTCGGAGCTGGAGTATTGGGGGCCGGCCTTTTGGGAGCTGGAGCTTTGGGAGCTGGAGCTTTGGGAGTTGGCGTGGCTAAGGGGGCTATCATTGGAGGTGCTATTGGGAGGAGCTA TGGCGGAGGATATGGACACTACGGTTATGGCCCCAGTGTTAGAGTAGTCCACCATTATAACCACGGTTACGATGATGGTTACGGTTACTCTGGCGGCTACGGTTACGCTGGCGGTTACGGATACGGAGGATATTACGATTACTAG
- the GluClalpha gene encoding glutamate-gated chloride channel isoform X7: MDERLKFNDLHGRLKYLTLTEANRVWMPDLFFSNEKEGHTHNIIMPNVYIRIFPYGSVLYSIRISLTLSCPMNLKLYPLDRQICSLRMASYGWTTDDLVFLWKEGDPVQVVKNLHLPRFTLEKFLTDYCNSKTNTGEYSCLKVDLLFKREFSYYLIQIYIPCCMLVIVSWVSFWLDQGAVPARVSLGVTTLLTMATQTSGINASLPPVSYTKAIDVWTGVCLTFVFGALLEFALVNYASRSDMHRENMKKQRRQVELEHAQSLDGASDMIDTDSNTTFAMVRGRSLQNHIVANNPSPLLQKPLVRAPGDPMRLEKAHCEVHMQPRPNCCRSWLSKFPTRSKRIDVISRITFPLVFALFNVIYWSTYLFREEAEES, from the exons ATGGACGAGAGACTAAAATTCAATGATTTGCATGGAAGGTTAAAGTATTTGACACTCACTGAAGCGAATAGGGTATGGATGCCAGACCTTTTCTTCTCCAACGAGAAAGAGGGCCATACGCATAACATTATCATGCCTAACGTTTATATTAGAATTTTCCCTTACGGATCTGTACTGTACAGTATTAG GATATCTCTCACATTATCCTGCCCTATGAACTTAAAACTCTACCCTTTGGACAGGCAAATTTGTTCGCTTCGAATGGCTAGCT ATGGATGGACTACGGATGATTTGGTTTTCTTGTGGAAGGAAGGTGATCCTGTGCAGgtggttaaaaatttacacCTACCTAGGTTTACTTTGGAGAAGTTTCTTACAGATTATTGTAACAGCAAAACAAACACTG GCGAATACAGTTGCCTCAAAGTGGACCTCCTTTTCAAGAGGGAATTCAGCTATTACCTCATCCAAATTTACATCCCTTGCTGTATGCTAGTGATAGTGTCTTGGGTGTCTTTTTGGCTGGATCAGGGGGCAGTTCCAGCACGAGTATCTCTAG gagTGACAACATTGCTAACAATGGCAACTCAAACATCAGGTATCAACGCATCATTGCCTCCTGTGTCGTACACAAAAGCTATCGACGTATGGACAGGGGTATGCTTGACATTCGTGTTTGGCGCTTTATTGGAGTTTGCGCTGGTGAATTACGCCTCACGCTCGGATATGCATCgcgaaaatatgaaaaagcaGCGCAGACAAGTCGAATTAGAACATGCGCAGTCTTTAGACGGGGCTTCTGATATGATTGATACTGATAGTAATACTACTTTTGCAATGGTAAGAGGCCGATCTTTACAAAATCACATTGTCGCTAACAACCCTTCTCCTTTGCTTCAGAAGCCTTTAGTACGCGCTCCGGGTGATCCGATGAGATTAGAGAAAGCTCATTGTGAGGTTCATATGCAACCAAGACCCAACTGTTGTAGATCTTGGTTGTCTAAATTTCCTACTAGGTCTAAACGCATCGATGTCATTTCAAGAATAACTTTTCCTTTGGTATTTGCCTTGTTTAACGTTATTTACTGGTCGACGTACCTATTCAGGGAGGAAGCAGAGGAGTcttaa